The Stomoxys calcitrans chromosome 3, idStoCalc2.1, whole genome shotgun sequence genome includes a region encoding these proteins:
- the LOC131996232 gene encoding uncharacterized protein LOC131996232 yields the protein MYWLHFSSAGFLICWLIAGNHSSTLTTSIFSSETQENNLQTWIKLIDEQRSFDTLLIAYVGLGIHSRLENLLVYPWPKVFLTPAHGFGYKEKYNSEILVLITMSHQLDKELMEVTASALNSMRSARVLMMVLDIENEEDFRNTTLSLCQKYKMTNVLLKFLYQLSEQCSSHYYQLRPYPMYHWLHVAMDHPSTDYYPQHWRNMQKGVIVTQSDQAIPRCLFYLDARGELKINGYVARLILLFAQHFNATLQWYSSLRIGEVTHYMAVNKLVDDNVIDMPMTMIVSGASPEWLHRSYIYQIENGRIIVPCAQQLSLQEVFSVLLDVHYIFDGIQMPMNALLSDRVFPAVLGQSFVARNSPWRVLKLVYILLSFLGLNITCQFSATMNSLFITSSTTPIIDKLKLWPIYTIHP from the exons ATGTATTGGCTGCACTTCTCCAGCGCGGGATTCTTAATCTGTTGGCTTATCGCAGGAAACCACTCATCAACATTGACAACTTCAATTTTCAGTTCGGAAACCCAggaaaataatcttcaaacatggATAAAGCTTATAGATGAACAGCGTTCATTTGACACCCTACTTATAGCATATGTTGGTCTTGGCATCCACAGCAGATTAGAGAACCTCTTAGTATACCCCTGGCCTAAGGTATTTCTAACACCAGCTCATGGTTTTGGATATAAAGAGAAATATAATTCGGAAATTCTGGTGCTAATCACAATGTCACATCAGCTTGACAAAGAACTAATGGAGGTCACCGCTAGTGCCTTGAATTCTATGCGCAGTGCAAGAGTCTTGATGATGGTTTTGGATATTGAGAATGAAGAGGATTTTAGAAATACCACTCTAAGTTTGTGTCAAAAATACAAGATGACAAATGTTCTTCTGAAATTTCTCTATCAGTTGTCTGAGCAGTGTTCAAGTCATTACTATCAACTAAGGCCATATCCAATGTACCACTGGCTACATGTTGCCATGGACCATCCATCCACGGACTACTACCCTCAACATTGGCGCAACATGCAAAAGGGTGTCATTGTAACCCAAAGTGATCAGGCCATTCCGCGGTGCTTATTCTATCTGGATGCCAGGGGTGAATTGAAAATTAATGGCTATGTGGCCCGCTTGATTTTACTTTTTGCCCAACATTTCAATGCCACTCTTCAATGGTACAGTTCCCTAAGAATAGGAGAAGTTACTCATTATATGGCCGTAAACAAATTAGTCGATGACAATGTGATTGATATGCCCATGACCATGATTGTGTCAGGAGCAAGTCCCGAATGGCTTCATCGTTCATATATTTATCAGATTGAAAATGGCAGAATAATAGTGCCTTGTGCCCAACAGCTGAGTCTGCAGGAAGTTTTCAGTGTTCTATTGGAtgtgc ACTACATATTCGATGGCATACAAATGCCTATGAATGCTTTGCTCAGCGATCGAGTATTTCCAGCGGTTTTGGGTCAGTCGTTTGTGGCTAGAAATTCACCTTGGCGGGTCTTGAAACTGGTCTACATTTTACTTTCATTTCTGGGACTTAATATCACCTGTCAATTTTCCGCCACCATGAACTCATTATTCATCACTTCATCGACCACCCCTATCATCGACAAATTGAAACTTTGGCCGATATACACAATTCACCCCTAA
- the LOC106087517 gene encoding uncharacterized protein LOC106087517 codes for MCAFRFKVIALQALVLQQLGFYKVLPFNVGDNKSEKQNQILRDIYEEHPFDTIVVFQAIPSIQEENIEFVYQFPEPKILLKKDSAFAYKKLYNSDILLVILVAEHMKTELMQAVARTTDNMRQARILIIAWNIEIVEEFQDNLIRMAQSYKMTNILLQLLESIDSPNLYQLRPYPSYHWLPMDDQSSGGFAYFPQHWRNMQQTSIVTYVNQMPPASLIYEDDQGNIKLNGYVVRLVLLFAEHFNASLRMYEPLKTNSMIHFMYINQLVEQNLVDIPMVMDIKEWTSPKWIHSLAIYRIEQCMLIVPCAQALSIQEVFSILLGAKFFVTLLVCFMTFSLVHCLIDYVLESVFQFSNLMLSDKILPGTLGQSFGASKSPWRSLKLIYILLFFAGLNISTQFSATMNTSLTSPPYHKQIKTLADIANSPLKIRVLKDDVALMGGVLMPIFRSVIFSDNVTEYDEQRLNFNTTTGYITTTPHWQMLNLKQQYFSHKAFCTYGNLTLFRLIPWTILLQQQSPYREPLNDLIHRVHDFGLMDAWLYSTFKDLLKLIVITLRDPNPKTGAQTLKVEDLYWAWIVVVIGLAVGSAIFVAELYHNKHYKKFSD; via the coding sequence ATGTGTGCTTTTCGCTTTAAGGTCATAGCACTCCAGGCGTTGGTGCTGCAGCAACTTGGCTTTTATAAAGTTTTACCATTCAATGTGGGTGACAATAAGTCGGagaaacaaaatcaaatattaaGGGATATATATGAAGAGCATCCTTTCGATACCATAGTTGTGTTTCAAGCAATTCCAAGCATACAGGAAGAGAATATTGAATTTGTCTACCAATTTCCAGAGCCAAAGATTTTGCTGAAGAAGGATTCAGCATTCGCATATAAAAAGTTATACAACAGTGATATTTTATTGGTAATTCTAGTGGCTGAGCATATGAAGACTGAGCTGATGCAGGCGGTGGCAAGGACCACAGATAATATGCGTCAGGCTCGAATTCTTATAATAGCTTGGAATATTGAAATTGTGGAAGAGTTCCAGGATAACCTCATTCGTATGGCCCAGTCATATAAAATGaccaacattttattgcaactcTTGGAAAGTATTGATAGCCCAAACCTATATCAACTACGCCCCTATCCCAGTTATCATTGGTTGCCAATGGATGACCAAAGTTCTGGAGGCTTTGCATATTTTCCCCAACATTGGCGCAATATGCAGCAGACCTCCATTGTAACCTACGTCAATCAAATGCCACCTGCCTCTCTGATTTACGAGGACGATCAGGGGAATATAAAACTAAATGGCTATGTGGTGCGTTTGGTCTTACTTTTCGCCGAACACTTCAATGCCAGCCTTCGCATGTATGAGCCTCTGAAAACCAACTCTATGATACACTTTATGTACATCAATCAACTGGTGGAACAGAATTTGGTAGATATACCCATGGTCATGGATATCAAAGAATGGACAAGCCCTAAATGGATTCATAGTTTAGCAATCTATCGCATAGAGCAGTGCATGCTGATTGTTCCTTGTGCCCAGGCCTTAAGCATTCAAGAAGTTTTTAGCATTTTATTGGGTGCCAAATTCTTTGTAACCCTGCTGGTGTGTTTTATGACATTTTCCTTGGTCCACTGCCTCATAGATTATGTCCTTGAGAGTGTATTTCAATTTTCCAATCTTATGCTGAGTGATAAAATTCTGCCTGGCACTTTGGGACAATCGTTTGGCGCCAGCAAGTCACCCTGGCGTAGCCTCAAGTTAATCTACATTCTGTTGTTTTTCGCTGGCCTTAATATCAGCACCCAGTTCTCGGCGACCATGAATACCTCACTCACCAGTCCTCCGTATCACAAGCAAATTAAAACATTGGCCGATATTGCAAACTCGCCTCTAAAAATTCGAGTGCTCAAAGATGATGTTGCCCTTATGGGCGGTGTATTAATGCCCATATTTCGTTCGGTTATTTTTTCGGACAATGTCACTGAATATGATGAACAACGTCTTAATTTTAATACCACGACGGGTTATATCACCACAACACCACATTGGCAAATGTTGAACTTAAAGCAGCAGTACTTCTCGCACAAAGCCTTCTGTACCTACGGCAATTTGACATTATTTCGTTTGATACCTTGGACTATTTTGCTGCAGCAACAATCTCCATATAGGGAACCCTTGAACGATCTCATTCATCGCGTACATGATTTTGGTTTGATGGATGCCTGGCTTTATAGCACCTTTAAGGACTTGTTAAAACTGATAGTCATTACCCTGCGTGATCCGAATCCAAAAACGGGAGCCCAGACTTTGAAGGTCGAGGACTTGTATTGGGCCTGGATAGTTGTGGTGATTGGTTTGGCAGTTGGTAGTGCAATATTTGTGGCTGAGCTATACCAcaacaaacattacaaaaaattttcggaTTAG
- the LOC131996233 gene encoding uncharacterized protein LOC131996233, which yields MYSTLCLVAVFQGVFLLNSITCQRTKIHAEHMLTTNNTELSFDYETLLNAIHKEKAYDSLLIIHQTSPSKEKFLEVFTKYQAVEVPRLTMRPHGPQFSYKALYNSEILVIILMAGKVDKTSMHYLGEALDYMRQTRILMVATNVGDFADFKKQMLNLCEFHMMTNVLLSYHNISQNSSVKMLTGLHRLMPYPNYHWQLASFSTHHNHSLYPRHWLNMHNKTLRTFPDQFPPMSFVYSDSHGQLHVSGFSGLLVLAFAEHYNAHLEMYEPLVEGKLVHWVEISQMIKDRLIDLPMSIEETGSGSWHNMSSYVTVNRASFMVPLTPQFTLKEIFALLLDGYFLGSVLIFSLLLSFMHTLTKFVFEGTLEYFDFVINSKVMPGVLGQSFVEQQFTHLIGLRMIYFFVGFVGLNISSQFSANIHSYFTWPPYHRQFEEYRDLEHSSVTILMEGTDSVILSDWVEVHENITTHTENVTFFLVARQELNTSHGYIIESELWDIYNRRQEYFQRKVFHVPRGMTYFDMMVWGLRLQYNSPYKEAVDWFILNAHQMGFMDAWITQTYLDMSKSKRVPSHDPNAAVESQVLTVQHLYWVWILLTVGWLSSFLAFLMELLIHRCCCSNKKKNDLKRRIQL from the coding sequence ATGTATTCAACATTGTGTCTAGTAGCTGTTTTCCAAGGAGTTTTTCTGTTGAATTCAATCACCTGCCAGCGGACGAAAATTCATGCGGAACATATGCTGACTACAAACAATACGGAGCTATCATTTGACTATGAGACTTTGCTAAATGCAATTCATAAGGAAAAGGCCTACGACTCATTGCTGATAATTCATCAAACTTCACCTAGCAAagaaaagtttttggaagtgttCACCAAATATCAAGCCGTTGAGGTGCCAAGGTTAACAATGAGGCCCCATGGCCCACAATTCAGCTATAAAGCCCTTTACAATTCGGAAATTCTTGTCATTATTTTAATGGCGGGCAAAGTGGATAAAACTTCAATGCATTACCTCGGGGAGGCCTTGGATTATATGCGACAAACCAGAATTTTGATGGTGGCCACCAATGTGGGAGATTTTGCGGACTTTAAGAAACAGATGCTGAACTTATGCGAGTTCCATATGATGACAAATGTCTTACTAAGCTATCATAACATCTCACAAAACTCCTCTGTTAAGATGTTGACTGGGTTACATAGGCTAATGCCCTATCCTAACTATCATTGGCAGCTGGCCTCATTTTCAACTCACCATAACCATTCGCTCTATCCTCGCCATTGGCTTAACATGCATAATAAGACTCTGCGGACATTTCCGGATCAATTTCCTCCCATGAGCTTTGTCTACTCCGATAGTCATGGCCAACTTCATGTCAGCGGCTTCTCTGGCCTATTGGTATTGGCATTCGCTGAGCATTATAATGCCCACTTGGAGATGTATGAACCCTTGGTGGAAGGTAAACTAGTGCATTGGGTGGAAATTTCCCAAATGATAAAGGATCGTCTCATAGACTTGCCCATGTCCATTGAGGAAACTGGCTCTGGCTCTTGGCACAATATGTCCTCTTATGTTACCGTAAATAGAGCCAGCTTTATGGTACCCCTAACGCCACAATTCACCCTCAAAGAGATTTTTGCCTTGCTATTGGATGGCTACTTCCTTGGATCTGTCTTAATTTTCTCTTTGCTGCTTTCGTTTATGCACACACTTACCAAATTCGTCTTTGAAGGTACTCTGGAGTATTTTGATTTTGTTATCAACTCCAAGGTCATGCCTGGAGTTTTGGGTCAATCTTTTGTAGAACAACAATTTACCCATTTAATAGGTCTGCGCATGATTTATTTTTTCGTAGGCTTTGTGGGCCTCAATATCTCGTCACAGTTTTCGGCAAATATCCACTCCTACTTTACCTGGCCTCCCTATCACAGGCAGTTTGAAGAGTACAGAGATTTGGAACATTCCTCAGTGACCATACTTATGGAGGGAACTGATTCGGTGATCTTAAGTGATTGGGTAGAAGTGCATGAAAATATTACCACCCATACGGAAAATGTCACCTTTTTTCTGGTGGCTCGTCAAGAGTTGAACACTTCCCATGGCTATATAATCGAATCGGAGTTGTGGGACATATACAATCGAAGGCAAGAGTATTTTCAACGCAAAGTTTTCCATGTTCCCCGTGGCATGACCTATTTTGACATGATGGTATGGGGCCTTCGTTTGCAGTACAATTCGCCCTATAAGGAGGCCGTAGACTGGTTTATTCTCAATGCCCATCAAATGGGTTTTATGGATGCTTGGATAACGCAGACCTATTTGGATATGTCAAAATCGAAACGAGTGCCTTCACATGATCCTAATGCAGCAGTGGAATCGCAAGTTCTTACAGTGCAACATTTATATTGGGTGTGGATTTTGTTGACCGTGGGTTGGCTAAGCAGTTTTTTGGCATTTCTTATGGAGCTTTTAAttcatcgttgttgttgtagcaataaGAAAAAGAATGATTTGAAACGCAGAATACAGCTGTGA